In a single window of the Daphnia carinata strain CSIRO-1 chromosome 4, CSIRO_AGI_Dcar_HiC_V3, whole genome shotgun sequence genome:
- the LOC130694429 gene encoding LOW QUALITY PROTEIN: probable splicing factor, arginine/serine-rich 7 (The sequence of the model RefSeq protein was modified relative to this genomic sequence to represent the inferred CDS: substituted 1 base at 1 genomic stop codon), with protein sequence MTGSTSSNSSNNDSYADKIVQVTNVAPQANKEQMQTLFGIIGKIEDLRLYPTLRDLNAPVQLRICFVKYADPNDVPVALHLSNTVFIDRAVSVTLYHGNELPDEAKGVEILNSSSGFGSSEPKLPATLTNQIEGNPPHQVIRTLDPRLSIHNLPNYPLLPASTDGRRLEEIRRTVVAINLDPSRSAKQVIDFFSSAGEVKYFRFCTKHGDDIQYAMIEFVEQESVVPALKLNNKQFGDNIIKVHHSTQSIIKPVQQTKSNEAAQKEIEEAVNRVKEAQQLIPVPLSQEDIPEKEKEKEKVVMEVEKEKPKIVEKEKEKEKEKEKEKEKEKSTKRSRTRSKSRSRSRHRSSSRSRRRRSRSKSRERRKRSRSRSRRRTRSRSKSKERRKRSRSREKKRSRSRDRRRRSRSRSRYXRKKSPRPTRDRRDRSPKERTKDKDRDKPNKDKEKDKDKEKESKSRDKDKGRDKDKKDREKKEKKRDKKEKEREREKERDRKPKSPASKEDSSTDEKEINERNSARRSTPPSPPPSKSKSRRRSKSGSRGRSR encoded by the exons atgactggaAGTACCAGCAGTAATAGTAGCAACAATGATAGTTATGCA GACAAGATTGTTCAAGTCACTAATGTCGCACCTCAAGCCAACAAAGAGCAGATGCAAACATTGTTTGGCATAATCGGGAAAATCGAAGATCTCAGACTCTACCCAACttt ACGGGACCTAAACGCTCCAGTTCAGCTTCGTATATGTTTTGTGAAATATGCAGATCCTAACGATGTGCCAGTAGCACTTCATTTGAGCAATACAGTTTTCATTGACAGAGCTGTAAGTGTGACACTTTATCATGGAA ATGAACTTCCCGATGAAGCAAAAGGTGTAGAAATTCTGAACTCTTCAAGTGGTTTTGGGTCAAGTGAGCCTAAGCTTCCAGCTACTCTTACTAATCAG ATTGAAGGTAATCCACCTCATCAAGTTATTCGCACTCTGGATCCAAGATTATCCATTCACAATTTGCCAAATTACCCCTTGCTACCTGCCTCGACAGATGGCCGTCGGTTGGAGGAGATTCGCCGAACCGTTGTCGCCATCAACCTAGACCCTTCG CGTTCAGCCAAGCAAGTTATAGACTTCTTTTCGTCTGCCGGCGAAGTCAAATATTTCCGCTTTTGCACCAAGCATGGAGATGACATCCAGTATGCAATGATTGAATTTGTTGAACAAGAGTCGGTCGTTCCTGCTTTAAAACTGAACAATAAGCAGTTTGGGGACAACATCATCAA AGTTCATCATTCCACACAGTCTATTATAAAACCCGTGCAGCAAACAAAATCCAATGAAGCGGCtcagaaagaaatagaagaagcTGTCAACCGTGTCAAGGAGGCCCAACAGTTGATTCCTGTTCCATTGTCTCAAGAAGACATACCTG aaaaagaaaaggaaaaagaaaaggttgtaATGGAAGTCGAAAAGGAAAAGCCGAAAATTGTGGaaaaggagaaggaaaaagaaaaagagaaggaaaaggaaaaagaaaaagagaagagtaCAAAGAGAAGTCGCACACGTAGCAAAAGCCGTTCTCGATCAAGGCACCGGTCATCTTCCCGCTCACGGCGTCGTCGCTCGCGGTCTAAATCGCGGGAGCGTAGGAAGAGATCCCGCTCACGTTCCCGTAGGCGAACGCGCTCACgatcaaaatcaaaagaacGAAGAAAGAGATCACGCAGCCGAGAGAAGAAACGATCCCGAAGCCGCGATCGTCGTCGCCGTAGCCGCTCTCGTTCACGGTATT GAAGGAAGAAGAGCCCTCGTCCGACAAGGGACCGCCGTGATCGTTCACCAAAAGAGCGGACAAAAGACAAGGATAGAGACAAGCCAAATAAGGATAAAGAGAAGGATAAGGACAAAGAGAAGGAGTCCAAGTCCCGCGACAAGGACAAGGGCCGCGACAAAGACAAGAAAGATcgtgaaaagaaggaaaagaaaagagacaagaaggaaaaagagcgAGAACGTGAAAAGGAGAGAGACAGGAAACCGAAAAGTCCAGCTAGCAAAGAAGATTCATCCACTGACGAAAAG GAAATCAATGAACGCAACAGTGCGCGACGATCTACCCCTCCATCACCTCCACCATCGAAAAGTAAGAGTCGACGTCGCTCAAAATCTGGTAGTCGAGGCCGCTCGCGCTAA
- the LOC130694443 gene encoding uncharacterized protein LOC130694443: protein MSAMDGGKKKNGIFAATDCNDNKPYPIAKIDCCFDIDGKITSLEAKKKMMKAVGVDMKKMADEAKRLRWENTKLMLENLWKYNMLQMEEGACAAVIAENQDHH from the exons ATGTCTGCCATGGATggtgggaagaagaagaatggtATCTTTGCGGCAACCGATTGCAATGATAATAAGCCATATCCCATCGCCAAGATCGATTGCTGCTTTGACATTGATGGGAAGATAACCTCCCTGGAggccaagaagaagatgatgaaagCTGTTGGGGTCGACATGAAGAAGATGGCTG ACGAAGCCAAACGACTACGCTGGGAGAACACAAAACTAATGCTGGAAAATCTATGGAAATACAACATGCTGCAAATGGAAGAAGGCGCCTGCGCTGCTGTCATCGCGGAAAATCAAGATCACCATTAA